TTGTCGAAGGTTTGCAGGATGGTGGTGAACATATCGATTTCCGTTACCTTGCCAAAACGGCCGGCCGCATCGATAAAATCACCCACCTTGTAAGGGCGAAAAATCAAGAGCATCAAGCCCGCGGCCAGGTTCGACATCGCCCCCTGAAGCGCAAGCCCCACCGCGATACCTGCCGCACCGAGCAGAGCCACAATCGAGGCCGTTTGCACACCGAAACGATTGAGGATGGCAATAAAGACAAATGCGAGGACTACGTAACGGGCGACGCTGCCTAAAAAACGAAACAGGGTATCGTCGAGTCGATCGTATTTTTTGCTGATACCAAGGACCAGGTTGTAGATTCGATTGGATATCCAGATGCCAATCAGAAGGATGAGGATAGCAAGGAGAATGTTTGTCGCCCACTGGATGACGATGGGCATATATTGAGAAATATTGATTTGTTCCATGGTTTCTTTCATAAATTCAGTCCTTTTTCGTTCAGCTTCGGGTTTCGATCATGCAACGCCATGACCAGTATGGCGCAGGTATCATGTCTTTATCGCCACCCGACGCAGCATCTCTTTAACGTATTGAAAGTTTTATAAATATATTCCTACCTGCCGCTTGGTACAAATCGACCTTATAAACGATAACCTGAAAAAGCAACCCGGAAAAAGTAACGAAACCTTATCTCAATGTTGATCGAATCACAGATAGATTCAGTAATTTCCGGCTAAGTAGTGTTCATCCGCGAAAATAACTAACTGGAATAAAAAAGAAAAGCGCATTTTATGCTGGTATTTTCTCACTGTCTGTAGTATAAAGTATTTTGCCAAACACTTAAAAATACTACGTAAACAAGAAAAAGGGCCGACATAAAATGCGCGAGAAACAACAAAAACAAATGCCGCTGATAAGTCTCCCCACGGGTCATCCCAGAGAAGTAGAACTGGAGATGATCAGCAAAATCCTGGACAAGACTCCTAACATTTACGATCATGTTCTGCAAGACCTCAACGGTGGCCTCAAGATAGAACGTCAACGAACCGGGGCCAACGGTATGAGTGCCGAGCAGGTGACCCGCGCCGCGATTGTGATGAAGCTTTTCAACTTCACCTATGAAGACCTCGCCTTTCATATTTCCGATTCCAGATCGCTCAGACGGTTTTGCAGAATCGGTATTTTCGATAAGGGCTTCAAGAAATCCGCCCTGAATGAAAATATCAAAAGGATCTGCCCTGAGACCTGGGAGCTTATTTCCCTGGACCTGTTGGCATATGCGAAGGACAACAACATCGAAAAAGGCAGAACGACCCGAGTCGATTGTACCGTCGTCGAGAGCAACATCCACCCTCCTTGCGATTCCATGCAGTTGTATGACGCTGTGCGCGTGCTCGCGCGGTTGTTGACTCAAGCCCGGGATGACTTCAAAATTAAAATCGTTTTCACGGATCATCGTCGCCGTGCAAAAAGGCGGATGACCGCCATCCAATACGCAAAAGGGAAAAAGCAACGACTGTCTCCGTATAAAGACCTGCTCAAGGTCACCCAAAAGTCCATCGGTTACGCGATCAAAGCCGAAGAAACGATAGGCGGAATCTGCACAACCAATTTTGAATTGCTTGGCTTATTGAACAGCATCAAACATTACAGCGATTTGGCCCGTCAGGTCTACGACCAGACCTATCGCCGGGTTATTCAAGGCGAAAGCGTATCGGCCGACCAGAAGGTATTCTCGATTTTCGAGGAACACACGGACATCATCATCAAAGACCGCCGGGATAACCATTATGGCCATAAGATTTGCCTGACCGGTGGAGCCTCGAACCTTATCCTCGATTGTGTCGTTCTTGAGGGCAATCCCGCAGATAGCACACTGGTTGAACAGATGCTGGATCGCCAGAAATCGGCTTACGGACGCTACCCGCTGAAAGTTGCCCTGGACGGTGGCTTTGCATCCAAAGGCAATCTGAACACGGCCAAGGCCAAAGGCGTCAAAGATGTCTGCTTTGCCAAAAAACGGGGTCTTGAAGAGATTGACATGTGTCGCAGTCACTATGTTTACAAAAAGCTCAGACAGTTCCGTGCCGGTATCGAATCGGGCATATCCTGGCTCAAACGCAGTTTCGGCTTGACCCGGTGCACGTGGAAAGGTTTTCGTTCTTTTAAAAGCTACGTGCTTTCGTCGGTGGTCGCGGCCAACCTGCTGACGATCGCTCGAAAGCAATTGGCTCCTGCTGGATAACCTCACAACCTGAGAAAATTCAGTTACTGAAATCCAGAGAGCAGGTGCGTCCGGAGGCGTGCTTTTTTAGAGTATTTACCCATATCCTTGTCGGGCTTTCAATGTGCCGTGTCTTGGAGGATTCTATTCCTCACGTTACCCGATTTTTACTTCTCGACGCACTGCTTAAACCTGCAATTTATGGACGGACACTAAGTACTTGCATTAACGGTATGTAATTCTTGCTCTTTAAAATTTGAATCAGGGGGTTTGCCAAAAACACCAGCGCGTAATTCATTCCGGATTTTTATGCGCAGTTGGCGGACTCTCTTGATGGAAACGCGCTCGTTAAATTGGCGATGGCAATAGATTGCCAGCAACAAATAGGTGATCAGACCTGCCAGAATTTGCACCATCAAGCCATGCTCGCTCCTGGCGATGAGATGATACACTTTAAGGTGCCGTTTCCACCAAGCGAAAAAATTTTCGATATCCCATCGGAGCTTATAGGCAGTGGCGATTTGCTCGGCAGTTAAATCAAAACGATTCGTAGCGATCCAGTATTTAACGCGATCCACCTCGTAACCCACCAAACGAAGTGGGGTTTGTGTTTGATTGACTTCCGTGGTGCCCAGAACAACGATGGCATCAAAAAAAACGATACTATCAGAGGCAATGGGGTTTTGTTTAATGATCGTTTTCTTGGTGCTGGCTTTAATCCGGCACATAAACAGCTTTCCATCATTCTGCCATTGGTCAAAGCGTTGATGGCTTTGATAACCCCGGTCCATCACACCGGTTTGACCGTCAGACAGGATCAAGCTGACGAAAGGTCTTTCAGCCCCGTTACCATCGGTAAGATAAAGCTTTCTTGGAATCGCCCGGTTCAGATCAAAACCGACGTGGACCTTCGCCTTCTTGGATTTTTTACGGTAGTCGGCCCAATGCATGGATAAGGTTGCATCGATGAGGGAACCGTCGATCCCCACCGGATCACCGAGTTCGGGATGTTGCTTGGGTAAAATCGAAGATGCCTGAGCTTGTAAGTTCTGATAGACATACATGAACTGTTCAAGTCCCCGGCTGTTGGTGGCCTCTGAGAAGCTGCTCTTTTTGATTCCGTTTTCTGGTGCGATGGCACTTTTGGCAAAATCATCTTCTTCAAGCACTTGCAGCAGGTGTTGAGCAGAATGGTGTTCTTCAAGATGAAAGTAAACCAGCGCGCGCAGATGTTCCTCAAAAGTCATCTGCAATGGTCGGTTTCCTTTGGAATCAAGAGCTGGCATCCGTGATGTTGCCTCAGTCGCTGGTTGAAAAAAAGAGAAAAACTCCAGGGCATTGAGCTTTTGGAAAGGGTCGAATGTGCGTGGCATGTATAACCTCTTGATATAATAGGGTATACAAAACGCCGCCCATATTGACGACCCAATGTCAAGCAAAAATATCGTTTAACCTGCTGATTTTAAATTATTTTTATGCAATTCCTTAACCGGATTTTACTGAGATAGATTGAGACCTCTTCATGACAGAAGCGGACAACCCACAAAAATCGTTTCGATCCCCGACCGCATGATGGTATAGGAGGTCATCGCTTGAAACCGCACCGACCGCTAAAAAGGAATTTTAATGGATATCGGATTGATTCTCCTGCAGGTCGTGGCCCTGTTCATGGCCCTGACCTTTCACGAATTCGCCCACGGCTGGGTGGCCCGGCGACTGGGCGACCGCACGGCCGAAGCCCAAGGCCGCCTGACGCTGAACCCCAAGGACCACATCGATCCTTTCGGCACCATTCTTCTGCCGGCCCTGCTGATTCTGATGAAATCCCCGGTGGTTTTCGGCTGGGCCAAGCCGGTGCCCATCAATCCGCGCAACTTCAAAGATCCCCGGCGAGGCATGATGTGGTCGGCCCTGGGCGGTCCGATGATCAACCTGTTTCTGGCCTGCCTGCTGGCTATATTCTTCAAAGCCCTGCTGATGGTCGGGATCAATCTTCGGGGATTGCTGCTCTTTCTGCTCATCGCCATCCAGCTCAATGTCTTTCTGGCGGTCTTCAACATGATCCCCATCCCCCCGCTGGACGGCGGCCGGGTGCTGGTCGGTCTGCTGCCGCCGAAGCAGGCCTATGCCTACAGCCGCATCGAGCCCTACGGCTTCATGATCGTCCTGGCCTTGATGTACTTCAATGTGCTCGACCGGTTCGTCTTCTACCCGATTCAGATGATTTTACGATTGTTGGGAATCGGCTGACCGGGGCAACGATACCGTTACCGTCGTTCCTTCGCCCGGGGTGCTGGCCAGATCGATAGTGCCGCCGTGGGCATCCACGATGGCCTTGCACAGGCTCAGTCCTAAACCGTAGCCGCCGGTTTTTCGGGACCTGGAACGATCCGGCCGGTAGAAGGGTTCGAACAGGTGGGGCAACTCCGAAGCGGGAATCCCCTCACCTTTGTCCGCCACGACAATATCGATTCGATCCGGCGCGGCGGCCATAGAAATGGATACCGCCGTTCCGTCTTCGGGCGTATGCTTCAGGGCGTTTTCCAGCAGATTGCGCAATACGGTTCTGATTTTCTCGGGGTCGACCACAGCGGACACGTCGGCCAACTCACCGACGGCCACCCCCGGCTCGATCTCTGCAAAGCCCGCTGCCAGGGACCGAACCAGTTGGCCCATATCCACGGATTCGAGGTTTAGCACGGCAGCGGCGTGGCGCATTCGGGCCGATTCCAGGATGCTGGTGATCATGGCTTCGATTTCGGCCAGGTCACTGCCTAAAGACTCCCGCATTTCTGAATCCTTGAGAAATTCCAGCTGCACTTTTAAACGGGTAATCGGAGACCGCAGTTCGTGGCTGACGTCCAGCAGCAATTGCTCCTTGCTGTGCAGCAGGTGGTCCAGCCTCTCGGCCATGGCATTGAAGGCGTCGGCCAGGTCGCAGAACTCGCTGGAACCGGACCGGGGAATACGATGGTCCAGCTTTCCCTTGCCGGCTTGATCCACCCCTGCCTTGAGTTTGCGCAAGGGGCCGAGGGCTTGGCGGGTCACCCAATAGGCCCCGCCGAGAATAAGGGCCAACGTTGCCGCCATACCGGCCAGAATCCAGCCGGCCTCCTTGCCGTGATGCATATCCCGCGGGGCGATGAAAGTCAGTTCGCCGCCGCCATGGAAGATCCGGACAAAATGATGTCCCTTTGAACTTCCCACCCATATGCCGGGGACGCGCTGGCGCACCCAGGCCCGATTCGGATTGAAATAGCGGGGCGGCGGGCCGGTTTGCCAGCTTTGGTCCCCATGCGCGTAGGATATCGTCATACCGGTGCGGCGGGCAATTTCGCGCGCCCGCCCCTCGTCCGGCGGAATGCCGAGATCGTCGGTCAGGTATTCGACGTACAGCAGCAGGTTGCGCTCCAGCGCCCCTTTACTGTGCACCCGGATCGCAATGAAACCGACAATCACCGTGAAGGTAATGGCCATTCCGGCAATGAGGGTGACGATCAGAAGGCGGGTAAAAACGGAATGAAACAG
This window of the uncultured Desulfosarcina sp. genome carries:
- a CDS encoding site-2 protease family protein, which codes for MDIGLILLQVVALFMALTFHEFAHGWVARRLGDRTAEAQGRLTLNPKDHIDPFGTILLPALLILMKSPVVFGWAKPVPINPRNFKDPRRGMMWSALGGPMINLFLACLLAIFFKALLMVGINLRGLLLFLLIAIQLNVFLAVFNMIPIPPLDGGRVLVGLLPPKQAYAYSRIEPYGFMIVLALMYFNVLDRFVFYPIQMILRLLGIG
- a CDS encoding ISNCY family transposase; the encoded protein is MREKQQKQMPLISLPTGHPREVELEMISKILDKTPNIYDHVLQDLNGGLKIERQRTGANGMSAEQVTRAAIVMKLFNFTYEDLAFHISDSRSLRRFCRIGIFDKGFKKSALNENIKRICPETWELISLDLLAYAKDNNIEKGRTTRVDCTVVESNIHPPCDSMQLYDAVRVLARLLTQARDDFKIKIVFTDHRRRAKRRMTAIQYAKGKKQRLSPYKDLLKVTQKSIGYAIKAEETIGGICTTNFELLGLLNSIKHYSDLARQVYDQTYRRVIQGESVSADQKVFSIFEEHTDIIIKDRRDNHYGHKICLTGGASNLILDCVVLEGNPADSTLVEQMLDRQKSAYGRYPLKVALDGGFASKGNLNTAKAKGVKDVCFAKKRGLEEIDMCRSHYVYKKLRQFRAGIESGISWLKRSFGLTRCTWKGFRSFKSYVLSSVVAANLLTIARKQLAPAG
- a CDS encoding ATP-binding protein, whose protein sequence is MTLRHAKRLFHSVFTRLLIVTLIAGMAITFTVIVGFIAIRVHSKGALERNLLLYVEYLTDDLGIPPDEGRAREIARRTGMTISYAHGDQSWQTGPPPRYFNPNRAWVRQRVPGIWVGSSKGHHFVRIFHGGGELTFIAPRDMHHGKEAGWILAGMAATLALILGGAYWVTRQALGPLRKLKAGVDQAGKGKLDHRIPRSGSSEFCDLADAFNAMAERLDHLLHSKEQLLLDVSHELRSPITRLKVQLEFLKDSEMRESLGSDLAEIEAMITSILESARMRHAAAVLNLESVDMGQLVRSLAAGFAEIEPGVAVGELADVSAVVDPEKIRTVLRNLLENALKHTPEDGTAVSISMAAAPDRIDIVVADKGEGIPASELPHLFEPFYRPDRSRSRKTGGYGLGLSLCKAIVDAHGGTIDLASTPGEGTTVTVSLPRSADSQQS
- a CDS encoding mechanosensitive ion channel domain-containing protein, which translates into the protein MKETMEQINISQYMPIVIQWATNILLAILILLIGIWISNRIYNLVLGISKKYDRLDDTLFRFLGSVARYVVLAFVFIAILNRFGVQTASIVALLGAAGIAVGLALQGAMSNLAAGLMLLIFRPYKVGDFIDAAGRFGKVTEIDMFTTILQTFDNQKIIIPNSQIWGEQIINHSYHEVRGVDMHFGIAYGENTDAARKVIDEVLANHPHILKDPAPFVEVETLNDSSVDFLVRPFCDGAHYFDVLYSVPEQVKKALDANNIEIPFPHRKVILVNENAS